CAATTGTTGCACCACTCATGTTCCCGTACTCACTCAGCACTTGGCGGCTCGCCGCAAGCTTCCATGGCTGCAGTTGGAGCTTGTCCTCTATGTTATCAAGGATCGCGCGGCCGCCAGGGTGCACTGCCCAGAAGAGGTCGTTCCAGTTAGGATCTGTGTTTCCGACAGATCGGAACGCATCGAGCAAGCACTGATGGATGTTGTCCTTTATCAATGTCGGCACCTGGATGGAGAGGTGAAAATCTATGCCACTACTAGTGGCCTGCATTCCGAGTGCGTGCTCGGTTCCTGGTATCATGGTTTGTGAGGCAGCAACCATCTCAAATAGTGGATGCTCGCCATCGGCCGAGGGGTCGGCACCGACGATGACTGCGCCAGCACCATCCCCGAACAGTCCATGGCCAACGATTTTACTTTCATCCGGGGTAGAGAAGCATATCAGGGTCAACTCAGAGCAGGCTACGAGGACACGCGCACCGCGGTTATTCTCGGCAATCTCCTTTGCAAGCTGGAGTGCCCTGCCACCACCTGAGCAGCCGTGAAGACTGAGAATGGTGCGAGAAACGGAAGGGCGAAGTCCGAGCAATGACGCCAATTGGAGGTCAGCGCTAGGTGCACGACAGCCTGAGTAGGTGCTGAAGATAAGGTGGGTGATGTCAGTAGCCGGACGACCCCACTCAGCAATGGCTTTCCGTGCAGCGGACTCGGCGAGCTTGGGGACCTCGGTAGCCACGATGTCTACACGGGTTTCAAGGGAGGGCACGTGTTTGTCAATGATCTCTGGGTGGGCATGGATGATCTCGGTATTAAGGTGGATATAGCGCTTCTCTATACCAGATTTATGACCtgaaatacaaaaggaaaacCCACGCGTATA
The sequence above is drawn from the Oryza glaberrima chromosome 10, OglaRS2, whole genome shotgun sequence genome and encodes:
- the LOC127753231 gene encoding bisdemethoxycurcumin synthase-like; this translates as MPGATTAAIVDSRRCTQHSEGPATVLAIGTANPENIILQDDFADYYFGLTKSEHLTELKDKMKRICHKSGIEKRYIHLNTEIIHAHPEIIDKHVPSLETRVDIVATEVPKLAESAARKAIAEWGRPATDITHLIFSTYSGCRAPSADLQLASLLGLRPSVSRTILSLHGCSGGGRALQLAKEIAENNRGARVLVACSELTLICFSTPDESKIVGHGLFGDGAGAVIVGADPSADGEHPLFEMVAASQTMIPGTEHALGMQATSSGIDFHLSIQVPTLIKDNIHQCLLDAFRSVGNTDPNWNDLFWAVHPGGRAILDNIEDKLQLQPWKLAASRQVLSEYGNMSGATIAFVLDELRRRREKEEDMQQQPEWGVLLAFGPGVTIETIVLRNPLSRGLKGN